In the Desulfuromonas sp. DDH964 genome, AATCGGTTGTTCTGGATGGTCCCCCGGCTGTTGTGGGAGGCCATGATCGCGGACTTGGTCTGGCCGCGGAAGAGATTGCCGCGGATAGTGGCGTTCGATTTCATTTCGTTGGCAACTGCCAGCCCGTTCCCTTCGAAGGTGCAGTTTTCAATCAGCGGATCCGATTCACGTACCAATTGGATCGCCGTTTCACAATTGCGGAAGGTGCAATTGCGTACGCTAAAGTGGGCGGCGATGCTCTTGATGGCGGCCTCGGCACCGCTGAACTCGGCATAGTCGAAGCTGCTCGGCCCGGTCGGTTCAGCCAGATCGATCCCCTGCCATCCGGGAGGGGAGGCAAAGACCACCGGTTGCTGCCGGGTGCCGGCCACCTGAAGCTGTCCCGCCACCGAAATCCAAATCGCGGGGTTGGCGGGGCGGACGACGGTCCCGGCGGCAATAACCAGAGTCGCCCCCGGCTCCACCCGTACCGGGTCGTCGAGGGTGACCTCGCCGTGCCAGCGAACGACGCCTGTCAGCACCTGGGTCGCGGCATCCGCCGGGATTGCCGGCAGCAGGGCCAGCAGGAAGACCAGGCTAGCGAGGCAGAGCATTTTCCACATGAATGATGATCTCCTCTGCGCCCTTTTCTCCATCCAGAGTCAACGAATGGTCAGGGCGCTGTTGGTATTTCCCATAAAGTTCGCCGTCGCTCGCCGGTCCACCGAAGGCTTCCCGGGCAAGCAGGTAGTAGGGACCGGTTCCCGGCAGCGCGAGCTCGAACCGACCGTCCGGCCCGCTCGGGGAGGAAAAATAATCGGGGGTTCCGGTCATCTCCGGCGTGGTGTAGGCAAAGACATGCAGTCCGGCAGCAGGCTTGCCGTCCGGCCCGAGAATTATTCCGCGAGCTCCACGAAAGGGGAGTTTCGGCCCCTCTTCGAGCATGGAGAGGCGGGTGATGGTTTCGAGCTGGATGTCGCGGACCTGACCGGCCTCGACACGCACCGGGTTGCCGTAGTAGGCGTTGAAAAAGTCGCCGGTCTCAATCGGGCCGAAGCGCCCCCCTTTGGCACGCTTGCGGGCCAGCAGCCAATAGTCCCCGGGCGGGAGGCGCAGGCGGAAATGTCCCTTTTCGACAGGCAGGATGGTGTAGCCGGGTCCCTTGAAGCCATCCTCGGGGTCCTTGTAGACATAGAGATAGACCCGCTCCAGAGGCTCCCCCTGGTAGCTGATATCCCCCTCGATGCCGGTATAGGGGGCGTTTTTGGGCGGTGCCTCCCTCGGGATTTTGATCAGGTTGAAGCCGACATTGGTATAGCCCTCGGCGCGCACCTGTACCGGGCTGCCGCTGTAATAGCAGAAATGGTCACCGGGATGGGGTTTGCCGGTGAAATCCCGGGCAGTAAGGAAGTAACTGCCGGGGGGGAGGTCGAGGCGGTAAGTGCCGTCGAGCGCCGTTGCCGCCGCCTGCGCCACCGGCCGGTCGGCCGCCATCTCGTTCAGGCTGCGGTAGGCACGAATCGTGATCCCCGGGACCAGTTCGGTGCGCCAGGCGACCCGCCCCTGGATTCCGGATCCGGCCCAGACCGGGGTTACAATGGCGACCAGCAGCAGTAGTGTCCAAAGCCGGATCATGGTTGCTCCGTCGCCGGTGCGCTGCGCCAGGGGGCAAAGCGGACCAGGTCGAGGGGGTAGTCTTTCCCCCCTTCCGTAAAGGTCGGGGTGTCCCGGCCATCCTGAATGAAGGTGGGATTGCCGTCACTAGCGAGCCGCTGCAGTTCGGCGGTTCCGGCCACTCCCCACCAGTTGTTCCTGGCATCGACCACGCCGTCGAGAGTCCGGGCGCGCCGCTGCTCCTCGCTCACCTCTCCCCGCGGCGCCTGCCCGAAAGCGCCGCGCCCGGCCACCTCGGCGGCCCGGGCTGCACTCCCCTTTTCTGCCTCCCAGCGGGACGATTGGTATTCGAGAAGCAGGGCAGTGGCATTGGCGGAAAAATCGTTGTCATGCAACTGCGGATAGCAGGAATAAGCGAGAGAGACCGCGATGCGGTTCCCCTTCAGTCGAT is a window encoding:
- a CDS encoding carboxypeptidase-like regulatory domain-containing protein, with protein sequence MIRLWTLLLLVAIVTPVWAGSGIQGRVAWRTELVPGITIRAYRSLNEMAADRPVAQAAATALDGTYRLDLPPGSYFLTARDFTGKPHPGDHFCYYSGSPVQVRAEGYTNVGFNLIKIPREAPPKNAPYTGIEGDISYQGEPLERVYLYVYKDPEDGFKGPGYTILPVEKGHFRLRLPPGDYWLLARKRAKGGRFGPIETGDFFNAYYGNPVRVEAGQVRDIQLETITRLSMLEEGPKLPFRGARGIILGPDGKPAAGLHVFAYTTPEMTGTPDYFSSPSGPDGRFELALPGTGPYYLLAREAFGGPASDGELYGKYQQRPDHSLTLDGEKGAEEIIIHVENALPR